A single Lactuca sativa cultivar Salinas chromosome 8, Lsat_Salinas_v11, whole genome shotgun sequence DNA region contains:
- the LOC128125863 gene encoding uncharacterized protein LOC128125863: MSEPSQLMTENTRSDLYVALPVLSQGKKWVLLYSTWRHGISLSTLYRRSNLCPGLSLLVVGDRKGAVFGGLVEAPLKPSTKKRYQGSNDTFVFTNTPGRPVIYRPTATAFS, translated from the exons ATGTCAGAACCTTCACAACTTATGACAGAAAATACACGTTCTGATCTTTATGTTGCACTCCCTGTTCTCAGTCAAGGAAAGAAATGGGTCTTACTATACAG TACATGGAGGCATGGCATATCTCTTTCAACCTTATATAGAAGAAGCAATCTTTGCCCTGGGTTAAGTCTACTG GTTGTTGGAGATCGTAAAGGTGCAGTGTTTGGTGGTTTAGTTGAGGCACCTTTGAAACCATCAACAAAGAAAAGATACCAG GGATCGAATGATACATTTGTGTTTACAAATACACCAGGGCGTCCTGTTATATATCGCCCCACAGCAACTGCATTTTCttga